The region CCTGAATTAGGTAAAACTTAAGGTAATTAATCGGATCAGCAATCATATTTATCTAGAGGTTCGGTTGGTAGGTCCGtttgtcaaataaaattgactgaatgttttagcattttattttttattgagatTAAGTTCCTAAGTATGGATTCGTGCCTCAAAcatattttaaagattttaatATAGTATTAGTGATAACCGTATTGTAAATTCATTCTTGTGTTTAAAGATACCCGTGTGtgttataatttatacttttattcTTCCTATTTAAAAATCGGATGATatggaattttattttttataatcaacaattaaattttttttcttattttctgtGTTAgtcatttaaatcaaaaaaattagctaaagaaaataatttcaatttagtcTTTAAACTCAGTTTTGAcacaaatataattataaattatagatttatgaaattcaataatttaaaaaaatttaatttatttttacttttcttacttttaaatttaatttttttttatttcacttaaatttaaataggggtaacaaaatgggtcatgacacgATAACACAATTCGCTTAATACTTAAATTTGACGAATCCGGGTTGAGGCTTAACGGGTTCGTGTCATAAACGTGttaacccgtttatgacacgaaataaatggGTCGTGTCACGGATTGACTCGCGAACTCATCTAACCCGCCTAACTCGTttacaaatatattatttataaaaataaactaattatgcTTTCATAAAATacttaaactaattaaatatattatattaatttataaataaaattaattatattaaattttttataattagagtattaattaataaatttgagattaaaattatatttttatggtttaaatatttttaaatgttaaatggGTTGTGTTAGTCGTGTCGTGTTTTTCGTGTAATTGTGTTAATCATGTTACCCGTTTATCTTAACATGTTAATCATGTCGTGTCGTGTCACCCGTTTAAAATTCGTGCCGTGTTAGGGTTAAAGGTTTTTACACAATTAGTTAAATGGCTCGTGTTCGTATTGACTCTAATCGTGTCAATAGAATGGGTCGACACGATACGTTTATGACCCGCCAACCCATTTTGACACCCTTAAAGTTAAAGACTGCATACGGGCCTCAATATAATTTGTTCTTCAAAGTACAATGAGAATATGATGCTCAAACAAACCGAGGATCAAAAGTGTACatttgatttaaaccaaacaaattGTGAGACACATAACTAGGACTACAAATCTCGGCTACACCATCTATTCAAATGACACCTAAAAAAGTTAGTTGTGATGCGAGTTCATAAATTTACATGCTGAATGacaaaaatgttttataaataatagaatGTTCCACAGGAAGGTCCTCACATGTAACAATTCTGAGATTCTCATGTTTTTAAGTTGAATATAAGGTGGCCACATTTTTCCACGCTGTGATAGACGAACCAAAATAATGTTAGAGAATCCATAATGATGTTCATTGACTTTTACATTTTCGAGATGCCAAACTTGTTGAAGTTCATCGACGGCCATATGCAGCATTTAAGCTGTCATTATATGCAGGACTCGTGTTATTCCCATGTTCAGGACCCGAAGAAAATCCCTGTGTAGGTCCCATGTTCTCGTAGGAATTTTGAAATGCAGGAGTTGTATTGCCTCCATATGCAGGACCTGCTGTATTTCGGTATGCTGAAGCATTGTTGCTCCCATATGAAGGACTAAAGCTGCTCCCATGTGCAGGATCTGAACTTCCATTCACAGAATTCGTGGGATTCCCATTTGCCGAACCAATGTTATTCCCATAAGCAGGGCCTGTGTCACTCCTATAGGGAGAGGCGGACTGATTACCGTATGCAGAGCTCGTATTATTCACGTACGGAGAGCCTGTATTAGTCACGTTTGGAGAACCCGTGTTATTCCCGTATGCAGGATCACTGTTGTTCCCGTATGCAGGATCACTGTTGTTCCCGTATGCAGGATTAATGGTGTTCCCGTATGCAGGGCCCGTGTTGCTCCCGTATGCAGGGCCCGTGTTGCCCCCGTATGCAGGGCCCGTGTTGTTCCCGTAAGCAGGGCCCGTGTTGTTCCCGTAAGCAGGGCCTGTGTTGTCCCCGTAAGCAGGGCCCGTGTTGTTCCCGTAAGCAGGGCCCGTGTTGTTCCCGTAAGCAGGGCCAGTGTTGTTCCCGTAAGCAGGGCCAGTGTTGTTCCCGTATGCAGGGCCAGTGTTGTTCCCGTATGCAGGGCCAGTGTTGTTCCCGTATGCAGGGCCAGTGTTGTTCCCGTATGCAGGGCCAGTGTTGTTCGCGTATGCAGGGCCCGAGTTGTTCCCGTATGCAGGGCCCGAGTTGTTCCCGTATGCAGGGCCCGAGTTGTTCCCATAAGAAGGGCCCATATTGTTTTCAGGTGCCGGTTTAGGTCTTGCATACTCGGCAAATATAACCCAGCCATCCAAAAACTGCAAAAGATGAAATATCAGGAAAATAATCATAAATAACATGTGTCAATGGAACTCAATCAGAAACAACCGCAGcaagaaaaaatataagaaattcTTATAGACATCCTACTAAAGTAATGTGGATAAATAAACCATCAATGAGATATCAGAGAGCTGATCATTGCATTCTTTTTTGCAAGAAAGATATAAAGTACCACAAAACACACAGTAGCAAGCTTAATCCTTAAGCATCATATCCAGCTTTGAAAGTAATAAAAACAGCAACATCAAACAAGAAGGTCTCACATCTGACATCTCATACATCtttaagcattttaagccaacaGCTTATGATCTAGAGAAACCAAACACATGGTTGAATGAACAATCATACCCACGCCAAACAATGAGGTATGGTTATAAGCAAGAGTAATATATAAGCCTgaacaataataatttagatTTGAACTGATAAAAAAGGAggaaagtttatgaaacaagcATGCaacaaaatagaataaatagaATGTTCATCAGTTAGCCTTGCTACAATCACCAAATTTAGCACCTTCAATGGGTACCATGATTGCCACTTGCCACACAAGGAATTCTTAAGTAACACTAAAATTCAACGCCTGACAAGAGGAAACACTGAAGAAATAAAAGTTTTGTGACCATACAATACAACAAAATGCAATTAAGATTTGTTATTATTTGAACTTTACAATTCTGTATAGTGGCTAATTTGAGCACCTTTAAGGGTGGTCTCATTACATCAGGAATGGTTAAGAGCCACCAATGAGTAACTTTTCATATGAAGGACCAATCTACCAATTAACATATAGGCATTACCCTCACTAATATTGAAAAGCTTTTATCTTAATGAAATGACAGTGGCATAAGTTCTGCTAATAAACATAAGAATTGCATGTCATCCATCAAAGAATGTTTTGTCAGATACATCATCTCTTTGCGAATTTGTACTGGCATACATATTGCATCTAAATTTCAGTTGTTGCATTAAACACGCAAACATAGTCTCACCTTGCCATCCATGCCTTCAATACCTTTAGAAGCATCCTCTAAGGTATCATATCTGACAAAACCAAACCCCTTAGAGTATCCTGACACCCTATCAGTCACAACTCTAGCTGTaaaaaaatcgttaaaaaagatAGCAAATTGTCAGTACCTCACAAGGGAAACTTCTTAGAGAGTATTTAAAACCGAGGAGAGGCACAAACCATGAACTACGTCACCGAATTTGGCAAATGCTTCCCTTAGACCCTCTGTAGTAGTCCGTTTGCTCAGGCCTgaaaaaacataataattacaaaaaacaaaatcaatacaaagaatgatatataaaaaataaaaaataatcccAGAAGTTCTCATTAAGAAACTTAGTATCTCAAGTAGATAAAGAAATTCATGAAAATGAAACATTCTCCGCTGGAGAGATGGATAAAGTTTATGATAAATGAGcaacttttaatatttaaaaagagttTCGGAAAGAACAAAATCATGCAGTCATACTTTATAAGTCGACTCATTGTTACATTCATGTCGACAATTGAGTCACGCATATCAATTGATCACTTAATCAAAACCACAATAATTACTAAAATCTCCAGATAAAAAATTAGAGCATTAACAGAGAAAACAaagcatttaaattttttaatgctaatttaaacctaaaaacaaaaaacaaatcaaatctcaCACTAAATTCACTGTCATTTCTAAATTGtattgaaaaacaaataaaaactgtACAGGGCATGAAGTACCGGAGACGAAGAGGTTAGTGTTAGGATCAGCCTGTTCTCTAGCAGAAGGAGTAGCTGCGGCGGCAGAAGAAAGAAATGACGGAAGAGTATCAGCTGTTGTTGTTGATGATGAGAAAAACCGAGACAGCAAGCTACGAGGTGTCGCCGCTGCTAAAGCTGCCGCCGCCTTTGATCTGAAAGCCATATCGGAGCGGTGCTGATAATCGGATAACTGGAAATTCTTCTCTGAAAGGGTTTTAGGCTAAAACCCTAATGAAAAACTTTACTGTTCAGGACTAGAAAAATCTTGAAATGTTTGATGAGaatttttttcagtttcaaCGGCTGCGTTTTAGTTTAGTTGGGTAATAGGGGTTTAAGGGCCTTGGGATTTATGGGTCTACTTCAAATTACAGTCATGACCTTGGGAATTTGTGGGTATGGTATAACTTGTTTAAATAGTTCAGTTTATataatacttttttaattttatttttaataaaagcgGAATCTCATTAATGATCCAAAGCAGCTACAGATGTGAGAAAATCAGAAAAATGATAGAATCACTTCTGATGACCTGACATGAAACGAACATTTTACGCTAAACATGTGCAGTTTGATTCGCAAATCATctcacaaatataaataaaatattactaaagTGCTTTGCCAAATTAGCGCAATCCTCAACAATTAGCTCGGAAGAAACAAAACTCGGATTTTGAATCTCAACCACCACCCTTATAGCATCCGACTCAACAATTAGTTTATCAACACCCTTTAGCCAGCTCAACACTTCACAAATCCCAATTGCTTTTAGATGTCCTAGGGGAATAATTACCAATCAACCAAACTTGTCGAGCTCAAACTACTCTTCCTTCCTCGTCCCTGACTACAATACTGATACCCGCACCCCCTGAGTTCAAAAACACAGCTGCATCTACGTTTACCTTTAGCCAGCCACTGTCCGGAGGCCTCCATTGTCAACTTCCATCAGATTTTAACATACTTGCAAAATCACAATTCTCCTCTTGGATTCTTGGCTAACTTCCACGCTGTCAAAAGGCATGCAACAGTAAGAATAGACTTTGAGCTACCCAGTTTTTTCCTCCACATTATCTCATTTCAATTCACCCTGATGAACCAGCAAACAGTTGCGATTAATAAACTTTCCTCAACTGGCAGACCGAGTAACCAGCTACTGTCCCAATCACTAAAGCTGGCTTCACTCGTTAAAGCTGGAACTTTCACCGCCTCCCAACAAGTTTCAGCAACATGACAATGATAAAACAAATGAGCTACTCACTCATTCCCACTATCACACATCACACACTGCCATTAATTAATACTTTCCTCGTAGCAAGAATGTATGAAGTTGGGAGATAACCTGACAAACCCACCACAAAAAATTATGAACGTGCAAAGGAATAGTAAAGTTTCAAATTCGGTTCTACAAAAGGTTCAGCTATCCCATATACTCCCCACAAGCAGCCCTGTACGCACTACGAACTGAGGATTTCTCTTTCGATTCCAAAATCCACTTCCACTGCCCGAGCAGTGCTATAACAAACCAAACTTCCTACGTAAAATATCGATACGCTTTCTATAATTTATACCTTTAGTACCTGCCCACCCTTCCAGCGCTTCCTTCGCACAACTCAACTTCAAATCAATACCTCCATCCATATTATTTCCCCAAGCTCATGCTATCACATCAACAATGCTTTTTTCGCTAACTAAACATTATTAAGCCTGAATAGTTTCCTCTTTTGTTCAGCTCCCAACTTCCtcatcaaaagaaaaattggCAAGTGATATGACGTTGAGCACTCATGATTCTAAACTTCAGCATTAGGAAAGAAATGAAGCCACTCGCTAGTACACAAAACTTTATCCAACCACTCCTCAATCCGCCCTTCCGCACTTCTGCCACGATGCCAAGTGAAATTGTACCCCTTAGCATCAATATCAATTAATCcgctataaaaaaaaaacaaaatcaagaaaacCATCAATCAACCAATTCAGATGGTGAGCCCCCCTCCCCTCTCTTCTCTTCAAACGATAAAATATTGTTAAGATCGCCTATGACACACCACGGTAATGAACATAGCAAGCTAAGATCATAAAGAATTTTCCACGACTCACTTCTACGATGTATCTCCGGACACCCTTAAAAACCAGTCAATCTCCACTTTTTACCATCTACCGAGCTCACCCCAAGATCAATAAAATTATCACAAGACCCTCTCACCATCACATCAAAACCTGCTTTATAGTTTGC is a window of Mercurialis annua linkage group LG2, ddMerAnnu1.2, whole genome shotgun sequence DNA encoding:
- the LOC126667081 gene encoding stress protein DDR48, which codes for MAFRSKAAAALAAATPRSLLSRFFSSSTTTADTLPSFLSSAAAATPSAREQADPNTNLFVSGLSKRTTTEGLREAFAKFGDVVHARVVTDRVSGYSKGFGFVRYDTLEDASKGIEGMDGKFLDGWVIFAEYARPKPAPENNMGPSYGNNSGPAYGNNSGPAYGNNSGPAYANNTGPAYGNNTGPAYGNNTGPAYGNNTGPAYGNNTGPAYGNNTGPAYGNNTGPAYGNNTGPAYGDNTGPAYGNNTGPAYGNNTGPAYGGNTGPAYGSNTGPAYGNTINPAYGNNSDPAYGNNSDPAYGNNTGSPNVTNTGSPYVNNTSSAYGNQSASPYRSDTGPAYGNNIGSANGNPTNSVNGSSDPAHGSSFSPSYGSNNASAYRNTAGPAYGGNTTPAFQNSYENMGPTQGFSSGPEHGNNTSPAYNDSLNAAYGRR